Proteins encoded by one window of Acidobacteriota bacterium:
- a CDS encoding NADH-quinone oxidoreductase subunit C: MDSRAIVAALETLVPGARVEAVAAIDQPTVLVGAESLVAVCTALRDAPEFRFAALVDIVGVDMMPRVPRFDVNYSLVATTVVARLRVKVQVDGETPRLPTVVGVWPAAGFLEREVWDLLGVTFDGHPDLRRLLTPDDWTGHPLRKDYPVQIDAPVKVHEPLQMTEEQFRANIRNDRQTRKGGA; the protein is encoded by the coding sequence ATGGATTCACGCGCCATTGTCGCTGCCCTGGAGACTCTTGTGCCCGGCGCCCGCGTCGAGGCCGTCGCCGCCATCGATCAGCCGACCGTGCTGGTGGGCGCCGAATCGCTGGTCGCCGTGTGCACAGCGTTGCGCGACGCGCCGGAATTCCGCTTCGCCGCCCTGGTCGACATCGTCGGCGTCGACATGATGCCGAGAGTGCCGAGATTCGACGTCAACTACAGCCTCGTGGCCACCACCGTGGTCGCGAGACTGCGCGTCAAAGTGCAAGTGGACGGCGAGACCCCCAGGCTCCCAACGGTGGTGGGCGTCTGGCCAGCCGCTGGATTCCTGGAGCGCGAGGTCTGGGACCTGCTGGGCGTGACGTTTGACGGACACCCTGACCTGCGGCGGTTGCTGACGCCGGACGACTGGACAGGGCATCCGCTCCGCAAGGACTATCCGGTGCAGATCGACGCTCCCGTCAAGGTGCACGAGCCGCTGCAGATGACCGAGGAGCAGTTCCGCGCCAACATCCGGAACGACCGGCAGACTCGAAAGGGCGGGGCATGA